The genome window AGTACTCTCCTGAAAAAATGCATATCCTGTAATTTTATCGTTATTTTCTGCAACAAGCGTTAAAGAAGAGTTAAGACGTTTCTCCATTTCAACATCTGAATAGGCATCATTTAAAACTTTCGCTTGTATTTCTTCTAGAATGATTTCACTATATGTATTTTTCCAAGTGACAACAGCAATTTTCCGGATGGAAGCTATATCTGATCTATTCATTTCTCTAATAGTAAACATACTTATATCATCTCCTTTTAATGGTGTTTACTAGTAAATGGCAACATAGATTATTAGCGTAAAACTATGTAAACACTAAAGCTGAAGTGAGATTTATATAGTAATAACGAGGTGTGGAAGAAATAAGTTTAAGGATAAATGTAGTTTGGCTGATAAGCCCCTAGCTTTGGCTGATAAAAATGAAGTTTGGCTGATAAGCCCCTAGCTTTGGCTGATAAAAATGAAGTTTGGCTGATAAGCTCCTAGTTTTGGCTGATAAAAATGAAGTTTGGCTGATAAGCCCCTAGCTTTGGCTGATAAAAATGAAGTTTGGCTGATAAGCCCCTAGCTTTGGCTGATAAAAATGAAGTTTGGCTGATAAGCTCCTAGTTTTGGCTGATAAAAATGAAGTTTGGCTGATAAGCCCCCAGTTTTGGCTGATAAAATCAAAGTTTGGCTGATAAGCTTCTAGTTTTGGCTGATAAATTCACCAATTTGGCTAATTCACTCCCTGCAATTGCTTAAATCTGCAAGAAGAATGATGTTTGATCAACAGATGACAGAGCCTTTGATAAATTTAAATTAAAAATGGAACCAATGAATGTTTATTTAGAAAAACACATCAAAACTTTTGAACAAATTTAAGAAAGACCATTTGACGAGACTTATGTGAGGGATAGAGATAGTTAACTGTTGAGTTTGAATATCTTACTGGCATATATTCTAATTATATTTACAACAAAAGAAAAACTCAGACTTTCAATCATTTTTTCATTAAAAACCACTGGCGGAAGAACTTACCGCAGAGTTAGATCAAATAGAAGCAAACATAGTGTCTTTGGAAATAATGGCAGTATGATATACTAAATATAACCTATGTAAAAAATTTACTTTTAGTCATAAAGAGAAAATATTTGGAGGAGGAAAATGAGAAAATTCTTTTCGATTTTGTCTGTAATTTCCACATTATTAGGATTACTTCTGTTTATTTCGTTGTTACAAAATGATGAAAAGCTTCTTACCGCTTTATCTTTTGGAACTAAGGGATATCCCTTTATTATTTTACTAAATCTATACAATATTATAGGTTTCTTGTTTGCTATTTTCGCAGAAAGGAATAAGTATAGAATTTTATTATTTGTTTTTAGTATTTCAATGATATTAACTAGTCTATTTGTAACATTTGTTGCTCTGTATGGTTTCCGAGAACCTTAATAACCCAGTTATATAGTAATAGTGAGAATAGCTGCGCATTAAGAGATAAGTGTTTATTTATTGAGGGAGGATAGTTGAATAAGAAATGATTTAATCTCTATTGGTTATATAATTGTAGATTACCTTTGTGGAGGAATAAAGATGCTTCAAATACTGAGAATATCAGATAATTTAATTATTGTCATACATGAAATCTATGGCATTAATCAACATATAAAGAATTTTTGTGATATTTTATCAAATCAGGATTTTGATGTAATCTGCCCAAACTTATTAGAACGGGAACAACCATTTAATTATTCTGAGGAGAAAATTGCCTATCACAATTTTATGGAGACTGTAGGATTCTCCGATGCTGCAGATAAAATAAAGAATTTATTAGCAGGTGTTAAAAATAAATATCAAAAAATATATATTATTGGATTTAGTGTAGGGGCAACGATTGCTTGGTTGTGCAGCGAGGAAGATTGTCTTGATGGGGTTGTGGGGTACTATGGTTCGAGAATAAGGAATTTCACGAAAATAGTACCACTATGTCCTATAATTTTATTCTTTCCTCAAGAGGAGCAATCATTTAATGTGGATGAGTTAATTTTAAATTTAGATAAAAAGAATATAGAAGTACATAAATATTTTGGACATCACGGATTTAGCGACCCATACTCTATAAAATTTAATGAGAAATCATCCCAACAAGCTTTCAATGAAATGCTAAACTTCTTAAAGAAACATTGATTTATTAAACAAGGTTGATATTCATCTAAAGGGGCAAGTTCAAGAAGGATTTTTATCGGTTATTCAATAATCGAGCCTTATTTTGAATACCATTCTTTTATGAAATGTTACCAAAAGAAGATTTTGGGACTTTGAAATATTTATTCGAGGTTCTCGCAAATAAATGCGAATAAATATATGGGTGGTACAATTGCTAAAACAGAAATTAGGAATTTTAGAGCATCAACAGAAATTTATAGATTTATACAAAAATTAGCAAATTTTAATGAAAATTTGCTTAGAAAACCAATTGGAGAAGGAAAATGGTCTGTTATAGAAATCATAGGTCACTTTTATGCTTAGGATGAATTTGTTTTACAATACAGAATTCCATATTTATTATCAGCTAAAGATTTGCCCAAAGGTCCTAAAGCTGATGATTTAAACTCTCAATCTGCAATTAATTGCTAGAACCGAAGATATAGAGAGTACCTTTAAAAAATGCATACATATTCGATACGAGTTAATCAATCAATTAAGCAACATATCTGATGATAATTGGTTAATTGAATTACAGATTAATCAATCTAAACTAACACTTTATGAGTACTTAAAAGGATTAATGGAGCACGATCTACATCATTTTAAAAAAATAAAATCTGCTCTTAAACTATATGATTATTGGTGTAAAAGTTTCTATGCAAGTTAAAATTTTTGTTGTATATAACTTGAAATTTTGTTTAGTTAAATATAAATAACATTCCATTAGGAAAAAGTTCTATTTTCCGAATTTTAGTAGATTTTCTATATCATAAACGAATGTAATGATATTTTTTCCTTTTCCAGGTCTAAACACATCCGTAGTACATTCTTCTAACCCACATAAATTAGATCAATATTTCTTCTCATTAATCCTTCTTAAAGGTGGGAAGTGGATCTATTTGAGACCTAGTTCTCTTAATACTAGAATTACCATCAAGCAATATCCATTTTTCTCTTTCAATAAAGGTCATTTCAAGTACTCCTTAGAATGATTTTTCTTGTTGAATACTCTATTTTAGTTTATTTTTCTTCATAGAACAAATGGTGTAGCCGAAGGAAGGAATTTTCTGATTCAAATAGAATTACTAATAGAACTGCGTTAGGATAAAAGACGTAGAGGAAAAAACATTGGAGTTGTATGTAATGAATATCAAACTTAATAAAGCTATAGATCTACGGAAAAATGGAAAGTTCAAAGAATCTAACGAACTGATTGGTGAATTGGTAAGGGATTTCCCAGAGGATGCTATATATAATTATCAATATGCCTGGAGCTTTGATATATTGGGAGAAGAAGAAAAGGCAGTGCCATATTACGAAAATGCTATAAAAATAGGATTACCTTCTAAGGATATGGAAGGTGCAATATTGGGATTAGGGAGTACATATAGAGCTTTAGGAGAATATGAAAATTCAAAAGATGTATTCTTAAAAGGAATGGAATTATTCCCAGATAATCATGCAATTCAAGTATTTTATTCCATGACCTTATACAATTTAAAAGAACATAGTAAAGCGATGGAGCTGATACTAAAGTGTTTAATTAATACGACAAATGACACTGAATTACTAAGTTATAAAAGAGCTATAAATTTCTATTCAGATAAACTAGATGAAACTTGGAAGTAATTTATATATTCAACAAAGTTTTGCATCCTTTCCTTAAACAAGGAGAGGACTGCTCTATGTCACAAAAGGGACAGTTTAGCTAATAAAAAACTTTTTTATAAAAGAATAATGGATACCATAAAATCATAAGGTACCCATTGAAGAAAATTTATTTAGATTCCACTTCACTAATAAATGCATGCGTATTGCCTTCTGTATCTTTAAAGAAAGTCATCCAAGTTTCCATTCCACTCATCTTTGCCACAATATGTGGTTCGTCGACAAAGGATATTTCCTCATTTGTAAATTTTTCATAGGTTTCCTTTATGTTTTCTACTTGAAAGTAAAGGACAGAACTTGGATGAGCAAACTCTTCTTTTTCAGGTAAACTGAGTAGAATTCTTGTTCCATTACAATCGAAAAATGCCATTGTATCTGTTGAAAAAAGTAAGGGAAGATCAAGAGCCTTGTAAAACTTTACTGCTCTATTAATGTCTTTAACTGGTACTCCGATTTGATTTATCTTTTGTATAGTAGTCATTATTCTCTCCTTTATTGTGTCATACCACTATAATAATTCATAAATGCTGAAACGGATAGGGATGCAGCTTGATTTTTCCGAAAATACTGATTTTAGATAACTGGTTTGGGTGCATAATCTACAGGTGTAGAATAGGTACTAATGTGAATTAAGAAACAAATAACTAGTAAAAATGTGGGGGATTGATTCTAGAAGGATTAATGCTTTTTTTATGAATTTATTTACTAACAAAGCTGAACAAAAATCAAATAATACCAGAAAGTATAAAAGAAAAATATTAAAGATGGAAAGAAATTGATAAAAGGAATATATAAAGCAGAATCTCCTACTTAATAAAAGTGAGAGATTCTCTTTTTAAATATTATAAAACATTTAGCTGTTGCTTATATCTTTCAAAATTAAAGAGAGTTGTAATATATTGTTCGGCCTGAATATACACTTTAGAAGTTAAAAGTAGCAGCATCTAAGAATTAGTTAGATAAATCAATAAACCACCTAAAATAATCTATTTTATTTTCGTTCATTATTTTCTCGCAAAAAGCGAATAAATTTTTTAAAACCTGGTGTTTGCTGTTTTTTGTTTTTGATTAAAAAGTCTATTTTTATCTTTTTAGGTAGTTCTGTAAATATGATTTCCTTGGTACCTTTTCGAGTTTCTGCAATATCTGCAGGTATTATGCTGATACCCAATCCATCGTAAACTGCTTGAATAATAGACTCGAGAGAATCAAATTCAATGATGTGAGAACTATGAAAATTGCTTTCTTTGGACCACTCCAATAATTGTTTTCTATATATGCAATTTCTATCACTATTAACTATCAACGTCTGATTAGAATTAATATGAAAGGGGTTAAGTATAGGGGAAATTAGTATAATTTTCTCTAAGTAACTATAAACAATCTCGCAATCAGATGTATTTTTACTACTATTATTTACAAATATACCATCCACTTCACCATAGAAAAGCATTTCTTCTAACATCAAATTATTACTTGTTCTTACTTTCACATCTAGATTATTAGATTCTTTTAAAAATGCAGAAAGTAAGGAAGGAATCTTAACGGCAGAAATTGTTTGAGAAGCTCCTATTTTTAATGATTCTCTCCACTTATTAGGATTAATAGCTGTTTTAGCTTCGTCTATCAATTGTAGAATTTCATTTGTATAATCTAATAATTTTTCCCCTTCTTCAGTCAATGTTACTCCCCGATTATTTCGCATAAATAATCGCACGCCTAGTTCATTTTCTAAATTTTTTATTCGTTGACTAACGTTTGGTTGTACATATCCTAATTTTTCGGCTGCTTTTGATACTGATTGCAATTCTGCAACATGTTTGAAAATCTTTAATTCATGACTTTCCAATAGTTTCGCCTTCTCTCTGGTATCATTTAAAATGATACCTAATTCATTATTCTGTATTATACTCCTCATTTTAATTAAAGCATAATGTAATAGTACAAATAAAAATAAGTAAGGATGATACGGAAATGGAATTAATGAATAAAGTAGTAATCATTACCGGGGCTGGAACTGGAGTAGGAAGAGCTACAGCTGTAAAACTAGCTTCTGAAGGTGCAAAAGTAGTGATAAATTACAACCAATCTGAAAAGGAAGCTCATAAAGTTGTTAATGAAATAAAACAAAATGGCGGGATAGCTATTGCTTATAAAGCAAATGTAGCAAACGAAAAGGAAGTAAAGGAATTAGTATCCCAAACTGTTCAAACTTTTGGATCTATAGATGGATTAGTAAATAATGCGAGTATCACAGCGCAAATAGCTATGGATAACTTAGATGCATTAACAGATGAAATATGGGATTCTCTTTTCAGTGTAAATGTGAAGGGAATGTTCCATTGCATAAAAGCCGTTGTCCCTTTTATGAAAAAACAACATTCTGGAGTAATTGTAAATATGGGGAGTGTAGCAGGAATGACTGGTATAGGTTCGTCTATCCCATATGCAGCAACAAAATCTGCTATACATACGATGACAAGGTCATTGGCTATCGCATTGGCACCTTCCATAAGAGTTAATAGCATTTCTCCTGGAGCAGTTGAAACAAGGTGGTGGGCTGGTAATGAAGAGAAGATGTATCAACTTGCAGGCAAATTACCACTACAAAGAATTTCCACACCAGAAGATATAGCTGAAGCAATAGTTTTTCAACTAATTCAAAAATCTATAACCGGACAAGTATTTACTATAGATAATGGTCAAACCCTCTAAATAGAGGGTTTTATATATTAAGCTGCCGTTCTGTATTTGTTCTGTTTGTCAAAAAAGCCAGTGATCCTTAATGTACATTCTATTAAGATGAATTAGTGTATTCCTTTTTGACTATGTTTCACAGATTTGTAAGTAATAGCGATTTGTCTTCCGCAGTGAAGCAGGAAAAAAATATATAATAATGTAATATACAGGAGTTTTCAGAAGGTCGTCGAAATAGTTATCTATAATCAGAAGGAGTGTGATTAGTTATGTCTCGCGCGAAAGACGTTTTGCAGGATCAATTGTTAGCAAATGCGAATGATCCTAGCTGGTACGTATCGTTTTCGGAATCTGTTGTAAATTTAACAGAGGAAGAAGCGTTTTGGAAACCTAATGATGAAAGCAACAGTATTGCAGAAATTGTACAACATCTTCTTTACTGGAATGAAACTTGGCAAACAAGATACAAAGAATCTCATGTCAATGCTGTTGCCCCTATAAATGATAATAATGAAAGCTTTGTTATTCCAGAAAATATAACGTTTGCTGATTTAAAAAAGTCTCTTTTAGCTGTTCTGCTTCAATGGCAAGACCTACTGACACAAGAAAAGGTTGATAATGATGTAATTGGGTTCCCGGAGACGGCAAAGTGGTGGGAGGTTCTAAGCAATTTGACCACTCATAATGCATACCACATTGGACAAATCGTTTATATTCGGAAACTGCAAAAAAGTTGGAAAACTAATCTTAAAGGAGATTAAATAAAGTAACTTTTATTTTATTGCTCTATATAGGCTTACCCTTAGTAAGAAGTCATACTTTGAAATGCTTTATACATAAAGGTATCAGAATTTGTTAAGGTAAAAAGAGTAAGAGTATTTTCACTTAAGCTATCGAATGCTTTAATTTACAACGAAAAATAGCAAGATGACAAAACGCTTGAATTTTTTTCAAGCGTTTTATCTGTATTAAGGTGTATTACTGCTTTTTTAGGTTTTCTGCGCATTAATGGAACTATTTGATTTTCCGTTATTACACTATATGATAAACTGTTTTTAACAGAATTTTTCGAAATGAATTGCGCTGTTAATATAATTTTTACAAAAATAGATTCAGATACTTAGGAGGTACAGAATGAATATAGAGAAAAGACTATATGAAGAAGCAGTAGCGTTAATAGAAAAAAGGTATCCAGTAGGTTGGGGAGGCGCTGCTGCTATGTATACAAATGAAGGTGAAATATTGACTAGTGTTGCTCCTGAAATTATTAATGCTTCTACAGAATTATGTATAGAAACAGGTGCTGTACTAGAAGCACATAAACTTGCTGTCCGAATTACCCATTCCATTTGTGTAGTGAGGGAAAATGAAAAAGCTGCTTTTACAATCCTCACGCCATGTGGAATATGCCAGGAAAGGCTTTTTTATTGGGGATCAGATGTGAAAGTAGCTATTACGAATCCTGGCAATGAAATTATTTTTAAGACATTAACAGAAGTACAACCATATCATTGGTATGAAGCATATCGAGAAAGATAATCCACTTTAAGACATCCCAGGTATGAAACTTAAGAAACCTTTAAATTACTGCTAGCGACCTAACTGGATGATGATTGATAATATTCTAGTAGAAAAATTAATGGAGTTTATTAGCAAAGTGAAGATAAGGAATAGGGAGAATGGCTAATCTATAATTATTCTTTGTAATCCGCATTATCAACCAAATGCTTCTTATAGGAGACGACATCATAATAACCAGTTATATTTTTCCTCCCCGGGATACGAATGACCATTCGAATGAAATTATAAGGAGGATTATGGGCTCCTTCAAACCCAACTACATGTAATGTGACATCATACGAATCTTCATGTTCGTTAAAAGTAATCGACTCCTTTTTTTTCATTCATATAAAGCTGGTTATCGCCATGCTTCTCCATGATTTCAAGTATGGTTGGACTGAGAAATCTTAAAAAAGCAGACTCTGTTAATGCAGAGTTTACCTTTGGAGGAATGCCTTCTGATATGGTGGTTACATCTACCACAGGATGTAAAGATGTGAAAAGAAGTAATAATAAAAAAGGGGTTCTCATAATAAAAATTTTCTCCTATAAATATTGTATTATGATTAGCTTTTGTTATTATTTTGGAAATATACAGTTGGAAAAAGAGGGTAAGGAGCATTTACCCAATTCTATCGAGCTGATGTAATTTTCATATAAAGGGAAATAGTGTTATATGCATAACAATCTTATAAAAAATAATTCTTCTTTTTCTCTAAATGCATATTTTGAACAACCATTGTCTTAAATGTATAATTGCTATTTTTTTCATTTATAGCTTTAGTTGAAATACAATAGAACCTTTCGAACTGGTAATATGCAATATCATACATTTGAAATTAAAATATTTAGGAGGCAGCCTATTGAATGTCTATTGGTTCGGTCAACTTTTCTGGTTATTAACTGGTGGCGCCTTCTTATTCTTCCTAATAGGATTACGGTGTCGATCTTGGAAAATTGTTTTAATTAGTGGAATTCTCTTTTTTGTGCCTGCCCTTTATTTTTTAGGAGCGAATAATTGGTTTCGATTATTAGTGATTGTACCGTTAATTTCATTTTGGTTTGCATTTAGGATAAAAAAGAGCATGTAGCCTTGTTATAATGGAAGGGAATTATTTTCCTTTTCAATCACAAAATCATTGTTCTTTTTCCCACGATTCTTTTCCTTGTAATTTTATAATTGTGAGCATGATATTTATATTCTCTTCTGTATTGGGGATTTTTCTATTTATTTCCATCGTGATTCATAATTATTTGTTTCTATGATCTTTTTTATACCGCCTGGCTCATCAACATTGCGAAAGTTAGTTCTAAGTAAGCTAGTGGCTTTTTTAGTATTTAAAGAAGTATCAAAAGCATGAAAAGGTTTTTCGTACTTGTTAATGGAAAAGGGCAGAAGATTTGTAGTTGCAAATCCAAGTTGCAATAATCTTTTGCCATAAAAAGAATAATAGCTTTCCTTTTGTATTGGACCAAAGTGTAAAATTCCTGTTAAATTCATATTGATGATTTCGATTATTGCGTTTGATAAATCATCAATATGAACAAAAGTTTTGAATGTGTTGGCAGGGGCATGCGCATATCCATGTATTTTAATTTCATGAACGAGTCGTTTTGTTCTAGCTTCAATCTCTTGATTAGCATCTTTGCCATAAATAGGACCTGTCCGAATAATTAGATGGTTTGTGTGATTTGTAAGGAGTAAATCTTCCCCAATGTGTTTGGCATTTATATATGTAGATAATGGTGCTCCACTAGGTAGAAATCCTGGTAGATCTGTTTCAGAATAGTTACCTTTGCCGTCCACAAAAACTGCATCTGTTGACAAATATATTAATTTTGTTTTTGGAGAAATGACAGTTAATATATTGTGGAGGCCAATTTCAATAAGCTGCTTCTCATTTTCTCCATCCATCAAAGACCAAATAACAACATCAGGATTAATATGGTTCATTAGTTGGGTTACTTGATGTTTGTTATTCGTGTCCAGTTGTAAAATATGTGAATGGGCATTTGCAAAACGAGAAGTCCCGTAAACGGAAAAATCAGGTATGGATGAGGCAAGTGCAAATAAGGAAGATCCTAAAAATCCAGTAGATCCTAATATGATAATTTTCATAAGCAATACTCCTAGTTCATGAGTTTAGAAAAATCTGTTAATATGATAGTATCATAATTTAATTGGAAGAATCATGAATTTTTTTAAAAGGAGAGATTATTGATAGAAATTAAAAATATTGGGCGTATTTGTCGGACAGATTCAAGAGGCAATATCATAAATGATTCGACTATAAATGCCATAAAGCCAGAATTTAAATGTATTATAGAAGCGGCGGTAGCAACATATGTATCTCATTTAGGAGAACATTTACATAGTGTGTATATTAGAGGTTCTATTCCTCGTGGGTTAGGAATAGATAATGTATCAGATTTGGATACAATAGCTATTACCAATAAAAATATTGATTCCATTGACTTAAATTGGGTTGATAGAGCAGAAGAAGTCTTAAATGAAAACTTTAAAGCAGTTGATGGTGTTGAACTTAGTTTTTATTTTATTGAAGATATTTTAGAGACTACTAACTTTTCGATAATACCATTTATGATAAAAACTCATAGTATTTGTGTTTATGGAGAAGATATAAGGGATTTTTTACCTAACTATAAAGCAGACAAAACACTTGCCAATGAACATCTTGTCAATTTAAAAAGTCAAATTCAACAGGCAAAAGAAGAACTTTCTGGGAACGAAGATGTTGAAGATGTAGTGGATTGCTGCAGGTGGATTATGAAAATTATAATTAGGGCAGGACTAGCCTTGGTTTTAGTGGAAGAAAACAAATACACAAGGGATTTGTACCCAGCATATAAACTATTTTCTGAACACTTTCCAAGCAAACAATCTGAAATGAAACAAGCACTGGAGTATGCGGTTAACCCAATAACTAATTCAGAAGTAATCATAAACTTTTTAAATGTAATGGGAGACTGGATGATAAGTATCACGGAAAAATGGCTGCAAACTCATAATCCTATAATGGAGAGAAATATGAAAATATAAAAAGCGAGATAGGCATAGTGAGTTGCAGATTCGGGGATAAATAAACGCTATTGGATATTTTTTTATTCATAAGGTATACTGCCAAAAGAGAATTATATGCAAAAGATTATCATTCAAAATTATAACGAATTAAATATTAAATATCTAGTTGCGTCCTTCCCTTCATTATTTACCTTTAGAAAGATACATCATATAGAGAAATCTAGAAAAGAGATTTATAATCTGATAGTGCATCTTGACCAAGAAAATGATGATAAGAAATTATAGAGTAGTAGAGGCGATTATTGAAGATCTAGAGGATATAATATATAGATTTCTGACCTTTGAGATAATGGATTTAACATAAAAAATAGGGGGTGAGATTATGATTAAAGTTAGAAAAGCGGAACCGAAAGATGTCGAAGGAATTGCAAAGGTATGCAGGGATGGCTACTGGGGAACATATGAAGATCTCAGTTCAAAAGAATATATTACTAGAATTATTTCAACGTTTTATAATCGGGAAAGAATTCACAAGGAAGTTACGGAAACAAGTAGAGAATGGGGAGGCTATTTTGTTGCCATTGATAATGATGAAGTAGTCGGTGCCATTGGTGGTGGCATGATAAATGATACCGCTAGCGAAGTGTTTGTTTTATACATCAATCCGGATAGGCGGAATGAAGGCATTGGTACAAAATTATTAGATGTTCTCACAAAACAGCAGAAGGAAGAGTTCGCTGCAAGTGAGCAATGGGTGTCAGTAGCGAAAGGTAATCAAAAAGGAATCCCAT of Niallia circulans contains these proteins:
- a CDS encoding dienelactone hydrolase family protein, with product MLQILRISDNLIIVIHEIYGINQHIKNFCDILSNQDFDVICPNLLEREQPFNYSEEKIAYHNFMETVGFSDAADKIKNLLAGVKNKYQKIYIIGFSVGATIAWLCSEEDCLDGVVGYYGSRIRNFTKIVPLCPIILFFPQEEQSFNVDELILNLDKKNIEVHKYFGHHGFSDPYSIKFNEKSSQQAFNEMLNFLKKH
- a CDS encoding tetratricopeptide repeat protein, with the protein product MNIKLNKAIDLRKNGKFKESNELIGELVRDFPEDAIYNYQYAWSFDILGEEEKAVPYYENAIKIGLPSKDMEGAILGLGSTYRALGEYENSKDVFLKGMELFPDNHAIQVFYSMTLYNLKEHSKAMELILKCLINTTNDTELLSYKRAINFYSDKLDETWK
- a CDS encoding VOC family protein yields the protein MTTIQKINQIGVPVKDINRAVKFYKALDLPLLFSTDTMAFFDCNGTRILLSLPEKEEFAHPSSVLYFQVENIKETYEKFTNEEISFVDEPHIVAKMSGMETWMTFFKDTEGNTHAFISEVESK
- a CDS encoding LysR family transcriptional regulator, translated to MESHELKIFKHVAELQSVSKAAEKLGYVQPNVSQRIKNLENELGVRLFMRNNRGVTLTEEGEKLLDYTNEILQLIDEAKTAINPNKWRESLKIGASQTISAVKIPSLLSAFLKESNNLDVKVRTSNNLMLEEMLFYGEVDGIFVNNSSKNTSDCEIVYSYLEKIILISPILNPFHINSNQTLIVNSDRNCIYRKQLLEWSKESNFHSSHIIEFDSLESIIQAVYDGLGISIIPADIAETRKGTKEIIFTELPKKIKIDFLIKNKKQQTPGFKKFIRFLRENNERK
- a CDS encoding SDR family NAD(P)-dependent oxidoreductase; this encodes MELMNKVVIITGAGTGVGRATAVKLASEGAKVVINYNQSEKEAHKVVNEIKQNGGIAIAYKANVANEKEVKELVSQTVQTFGSIDGLVNNASITAQIAMDNLDALTDEIWDSLFSVNVKGMFHCIKAVVPFMKKQHSGVIVNMGSVAGMTGIGSSIPYAATKSAIHTMTRSLAIALAPSIRVNSISPGAVETRWWAGNEEKMYQLAGKLPLQRISTPEDIAEAIVFQLIQKSITGQVFTIDNGQTL
- a CDS encoding DinB family protein, whose amino-acid sequence is MSRAKDVLQDQLLANANDPSWYVSFSESVVNLTEEEAFWKPNDESNSIAEIVQHLLYWNETWQTRYKESHVNAVAPINDNNESFVIPENITFADLKKSLLAVLLQWQDLLTQEKVDNDVIGFPETAKWWEVLSNLTTHNAYHIGQIVYIRKLQKSWKTNLKGD
- a CDS encoding cytidine deaminase; its protein translation is MNIEKRLYEEAVALIEKRYPVGWGGAAAMYTNEGEILTSVAPEIINASTELCIETGAVLEAHKLAVRITHSICVVRENEKAAFTILTPCGICQERLFYWGSDVKVAITNPGNEIIFKTLTEVQPYHWYEAYRER
- a CDS encoding sugar nucleotide-binding protein, which encodes MKIIILGSTGFLGSSLFALASSIPDFSVYGTSRFANAHSHILQLDTNNKHQVTQLMNHINPDVVIWSLMDGENEKQLIEIGLHNILTVISPKTKLIYLSTDAVFVDGKGNYSETDLPGFLPSGAPLSTYINAKHIGEDLLLTNHTNHLIIRTGPIYGKDANQEIEARTKRLVHEIKIHGYAHAPANTFKTFVHIDDLSNAIIEIINMNLTGILHFGPIQKESYYSFYGKRLLQLGFATTNLLPFSINKYEKPFHAFDTSLNTKKATSLLRTNFRNVDEPGGIKKIIETNNYESRWK
- a CDS encoding nucleotidyltransferase, which gives rise to MIEIKNIGRICRTDSRGNIINDSTINAIKPEFKCIIEAAVATYVSHLGEHLHSVYIRGSIPRGLGIDNVSDLDTIAITNKNIDSIDLNWVDRAEEVLNENFKAVDGVELSFYFIEDILETTNFSIIPFMIKTHSICVYGEDIRDFLPNYKADKTLANEHLVNLKSQIQQAKEELSGNEDVEDVVDCCRWIMKIIIRAGLALVLVEENKYTRDLYPAYKLFSEHFPSKQSEMKQALEYAVNPITNSEVIINFLNVMGDWMISITEKWLQTHNPIMERNMKI
- a CDS encoding GNAT family N-acetyltransferase; translation: MIKVRKAEPKDVEGIAKVCRDGYWGTYEDLSSKEYITRIISTFYNRERIHKEVTETSREWGGYFVAIDNDEVVGAIGGGMINDTASEVFVLYINPDRRNEGIGTKLLDVLTKQQKEEFAASEQWVSVAKGNQKGIPFYEAKGFIFKKEQDTYGNVEGESYTSLRYCRVI